The sequence TCAGTATTTTCCCTTATCACAACCAAATCAACATCTGggatttttgttttaacaCCTTTTAGGGATTTGAATATAGCGACGTTTGCGAAAATGTCTAGTTGCTTTCTTAAGGCAACGTTCAAAGAACCATACCCAGTCTGGTCAGCCGAGGTGTGCCAGATACCCTTTAAaccaattttatttcttttcaatgATTCCACAGCTTTCTTaacttcattttcattggACATGCCTGGTACATCAATTCTTTCCCAATCGATTGGTAAACCTTGAGATGCAAAAATTTTGACAACAGAATCAGTAACTTCCTTACCTATACCATCGCCCGGAATTAAAGTAACAGTATAACGACCaccatatttttttggGACGATATTATGATTTTTAGTGAAAGAAGCAATAGATCTCTTTGATACGACTTGTCTTAAcatcttttatataatctaTCTATATATGTATGAAGGACACTTGTATGGCTGATAACTACCAATGAACAAGTAAacatgaaaaataaatcaaagTTACGTGCATAGATACACATAGACATGcattattacaaaaatatacttatatatataataataaatcctttattattacagtgattataaaaataagttGTAGTTTATCCTATTGGATAAAGCATGAACGGTTCAATAAAGATGCGACccagaagaagaaactCGCGCAGAGAGGTCCTATAACTcaccaaaaaaattaaaaatcatAAATGAACagtgaaaaatattaaaattacaCATAAAGAATAGCATCGAAAGAAGTTACAACTATGAAAAGTTCAAACAACTAGACAGGAAGGCAATATGACAACAATGTATTGATCGACTGAGATAGTGGAACAGCAAGTACAAAAGCGACGGTGCGAGAGTTGGTGCGAATGGTAGATGTAGGCTCCCTTGCTCTGTCAATATTATGGTTTCTTGATGCTGAATGAAAGAATATTCGTAATTAAGATTGAAATTAGTGATTATTGAAAGTATGTCTACAGTTCATGCCGATCAGCGACAACTGAGATGATGATTTCTTTATTGCTATACGTTGATCAAAAGAGGTTACAACACTGAGGACTTCATTCTTTCAACCAATCAGAGCAGGATTTAtcgatattttttgttcttcttcGTTCTTGACTTTATTCCATCAAATTAGTTATCCGTAAAGAAGGGAGTATACTAAATCGAGAGAGGGAGGGAGAAGGAGAGAGGTAGGGAGGGAGTAAATAAAGTAAAAGGGTCTTTTGAACCACCAGTCCAAGTGCCCTGCTTAGTGTTGGGTACATGCAGCAGTAGTACATTATAGAGATTGTTAATTGTATACTTTTTTTGACGCCCGAGTCACGCAATTTGCTTCGGGGAAGGCAATTGCCGAGGCTCGGGGATGCCTTTACTTTcatgaaatatattataagtAAGATATAAATGATAAGGTTAAATGATACTCTAGTGAAGGAGttcattgaatattaatatttaaagaacGTTCTTTTACATTTAGCCACagatatctatatatatatatatataataatatgtGCATGTAGGGTCCAGGGCTTATTTAAAACTCATCATGTTTATGACTTTGTCTCTCGATTGACATGCTGACAAGAAAGAGTTATATGACCAAGTCAAATCTTGAGCGCCTTGTAGGAAACCTGTGTACTTATTGAATTGCTCACTTAGATTACCTTCTTCACTTGAGTGTTCTCGAACACAGTCGAGGAACGAATCGCcgtatttgaataaattttctaaagTTTGGTTGAAGGAACGTGAATTGTAAGGTAACAATAATTGATAGCTGTTACCATTCTTTATGTTACTTTCCTTCGTATCTATGTGGGCTATATTATCAAAGATCAGAGTCCAGAAAATGTCAtgatcattattatttttactcTCTGTTGCTAATGGAATGAGTATATCCTGTTTTAATGTCTTGATCTTGATgattaattgataaatcaaTTCTGATGCACTACTGGTTGCTAAAAACCATGGATTTCCTTCTGACTTCTTGTACCCATCGTAAACATCTTCTGGATATCTTCCTAAAGCGACACCCATATTCATCGattttctatttaaattaaCCGGATACAATTGCGACATTTCATTgattaaataatacaaaGAATTCAATATGCTTGAATCATCCACATCAAATGGTAAGGAATTATCGAGAAATTCATTATCTGTTGAAtgtgataataatgaagcAATGATTGTTGCGATGTCAAGACCGCTTCTATATGACAGGATTTCTGGCGTCTCAACAATATGATGTTTAGAGTCattgttgataataaatcCAGAATCCAATAATATGAATTTATACATCTTTTCATAAGTATCAATCAACGAGTCGTACATTGGTTTCAATTTCCCAGTAGTTGTAAAAGATCCGGAAGttttcatataatttaacgTCATTTTAATTGAAGTCAATTGCATTAAAGAAGTGAAAAAATGTATACCATTGACTTCTTCccaaatatcaaaatttctttctttccaattattaataataaatttcaaatcgtaataaataatttcattgaaaatatcaGTTTCTGAAGTAAAATTTGTTTCCAACTTCGTGTATTTCATATTATACTCTTTAATTAAATCGTGAACAGTAACATTAGAATTGTTTGCATCATTGAAAATCGAAAGTcttgaataaaaattcagaaTTGCTATTATTCGTAACGGAGGTCCATCATTCTGCGGTCTACCCcaattatcattatatgGTGAGTTATCCACATTCCATTTTGGTTCACCTAATCCCTTTAAATCGCCATCGGGTACACTTCCACCTGATAAATTGTCAGTTCTTTGTAGATTataagatatatttaaatacttTAAGAACGTGCCAACTaatgtaatattataatttttttcatcaaatatattgtcAGTCACGGTATTAATAACTATCGCACTGTCCCTTATCCATTGGAAAAAGTAATTTGGATCTTGTGTTGATTGTGACGCAACAATTGCACcttctattattttttcatttttatttaataaattttcgTGGccatttaaatttttatccATCACATTGAACAATAATCTCTCTAAAGAGTTTGATTTCTGTGCTTGTAACCAGTCTTcgaattcatttttattaattaattgcgattgaattttctttagtttaattttttcatagAAAAAATTGTATATCTGATCATCCTTGTAATAGTTGAGTCCCTGAATTTGTGACGTTTTCAGAAAGTGGCTATTAAAATCCGTGATCGTGACGTTGACTGTATTGAAATTAGACGAAGAAGAGATAGAACTGTAGCCGTCATTGAATAGGAAATTAGATTTAATATATCCGAAGCTTGCCAACGAACATCCTCCTAATGAAACACAAACAAAAGTCGTAGCCAAACATATCGAAATGAAAAAAGCAAACTTCCGAAACTTAGATCTCCATCTATTATTGGCAATCACGTCGTTATTATTATCCAAATAACAATCATATAAGTAAATACCCTTTCTCATTACAACGACTTCCTGgatgtaaatataaatgcaGGCAATAAAgtatgttttatttttttcttaaagCAAAATGCGTGTGATAGAGTTCCTATCTGAGTTGATATCAATTCGTGAATTACCAATAACTGGAATTGAATAATCAACGAACATGACATGGTATGATGCAACAAACGTGCTCTTATAACGATAGTTCAAGAATACAATAGTATAGTCCGTTGATAGcatattatttctaattaCCATTGTGATCTCGGTGTTTTCCCTCGAGAGTCTTTATGGCGCCCCGAAACAATTAGTATAAGCATTACCACTAAACGGAACTGAGCAACCACAGAAAAACGGAAATTCAAACGACAGCAGATATAGAAAAACCCTAAAACCCAGTGATTAACATTGACGTACATACATGGTTGCATTGCACATCACGTTTCTCAGATAGGAATATGAGAAGAATATATACGGTACACAAAATTACTATGGAATATATTCAGTAGCACGCAGTAGCATGCAGTGGCACCCAGTGCATGTGGATAAATAAGAGAGGATGTTTTCGTTTCCATTATAACTTTTGTTGTAACATTCCTATTCGGGAGATGTCATAGTCCGAAAAGGGATATTGAACAGTGCCTCTAACAGTTTACGCTGTACGAAACAGAATCTTACCATAATACTATGATGATCGATATGGTCCAGTACAGTGTTAGTTCTAACTTCCAGCTCTGTTttaaattgaagaaaatccGATTTATTTTACGGGAACATACATTTGTTAGGAAGTTTCCCTCTGTGATGGACATGGTTCGGGAGAGTAACGCGCTAGCACGGCTGCTACCTGGAGCGGAATTTCCATGACGACAACGGTTGTTTCTAGGGCCTTTCCTTTTGTGGAGAGGGGGCGGGAGGAGATCGTCttacaaaaacaaaaaattaagCTTTTACAGTGAACAGACAGAGCACCGTATTAACATTGGAAACGTAATGGTGAATAATATCTGGCGGGCTGCCATTAGTGTTGTTAAATGGCTGTATATGGCATTGCGCCGTTGTGATATCGTATTTGGAAGAAGAATGGGCAGGGGCCGTACAAAGGaaatctttcaattttcGGCCGAACTACACGAGAGTAAGACTTACGGAATTATGATGTAAAGCAGATCGTCATCACAACAGAAAAAGAGAGTGGAACTTCCCGAGCAGTTACTTCACTAACTAAGTGCTTGCCCTTTGTTTTCTGAATGATATCCCTTCTACGAAAAATTTCAAGTGGTGGTGAGGTTTCTGCAGTAGCAAAAGCAGCAAAAGAGGGTGTAAGCGCAAAAACAGGTAATGTCTACTGGAAAGGGAGGCAAGCGCGTAACTTTCCCCTTCCACTGCTGCACTACAGCGTAACGTCTGCTTGAAAGGAAAGCAAGTCGCTCCGCATGCATGAATACTCGCGGAACAAGTACTGTCAGCTTGAAGAGACgcttctttatttattaccGGACAGTACTCGTTAGTCCTGTCCAGGTTTTCTTGTTCTCTTACTTCGCTGTCGCTCGACAGCGAAGCGATCATCAACATGTAACCATTACCGTCATTTTTAGTCTTTTATTGGTTTTTTGCGGCATCGTTATTGATAGTTGTAGGAAGAAACAGTGCAACAAAACTGAGAATTCCGAGAAGCACAATGGCGTCACCGATCTACTACGCGTCGTTCTCTCCCGGCGACTCCCTCTCCCAATGGCGGCTTCTCCGCGTACCGTGACTCTGTGTCACATACAGTACAAATACCGTTGTTTTGTTGACTGAGATCGttcaacaatttttaattcCAAGACAGAGAGACACATGTacacaaaaacaaaatgtTTTCGGACCGGTAACGAATTTCTAGTCGGTTCATTCACAATGACATGATCTTCCTTCTCTTCTCAGCAACAAACAGTCAAGGACACACTATAGACCCACTCACGCTTCCAGCCATCCTGCAGTAATAGAGTCAGATTCGCATATTCGATCCAATCTCATCATATATATTCCG comes from Tetrapisispora phaffii CBS 4417 chromosome 4, complete genome and encodes:
- the SGA1 gene encoding glucan 1,4-alpha-glucosidase (similar to Saccharomyces cerevisiae SGA1 (YIL099W); ancestral locus Anc_2.276); this translates as MRKGIYLYDCYLDNNNDVIANNRWRSKFRKFAFFISICLATTFVCVSLGGCSLASFGYIKSNFLFNDGYSSISSSSNFNTVNVTITDFNSHFLKTSQIQGLNYYKDDQIYNFFYEKIKLKKIQSQLINKNEFEDWLQAQKSNSLERLLFNVMDKNLNGHENLLNKNEKIIEGAIVASQSTQDPNYFFQWIRDSAIVINTVTDNIFDEKNYNITLVGTFLKYLNISYNLQRTDNLSGGSVPDGDLKGLGEPKWNVDNSPYNDNWGRPQNDGPPLRIIAILNFYSRLSIFNDANNSNVTVHDLIKEYNMKYTKLETNFTSETDIFNEIIYYDLKFIINNWKERNFDIWEEVNGIHFFTSLMQLTSIKMTLNYMKTSGSFTTTGKLKPMYDSLIDTYEKMYKFILLDSGFIINNDSKHHIVETPEILSYRSGLDIATIIASLLSHSTDNEFLDNSLPFDVDDSSILNSLYYLINEMSQLYPVNLNRKSMNMGVALGRYPEDVYDGYKKSEGNPWFLATSSASELIYQLIIKIKTLKQDILIPLATESKNNNDHDIFWTLIFDNIAHIDTKESNIKNGNSYQLLLPYNSRSFNQTLENLFKYGDSFLDCVREHSSEEGNLSEQFNKYTGFLQGAQDLTWSYNSFLSACQSRDKVINMMSFK